A window of Castanea sativa cultivar Marrone di Chiusa Pesio chromosome 1, ASM4071231v1 contains these coding sequences:
- the LOC142630829 gene encoding L10-interacting MYB domain-containing protein-like produces MVKNKDTSNPDTKQSQNNSNVRVQWPSRVTTIFCETCVDEVFKGNRPNTHFSKKGWANIIATFEKKTGKEYPRAKYKHKWDSLKKDWVLWNKLKGSETGLGWDAAKGTIAATDEWWERRLMEVPEVAKFREKGLENFDLLDIMFKDIAATGDLAWAPTLGVLPDDLETPKEGLGDTSTDSFSPNDDDDVHEDETPNLTQPPNPTQNKGKKRVLPSSTQSKGKKGGTALQLTQQLSRICDIVELRNSVFSVEPSSTIRNVMERVCTLDGIEKGSELYLMATRIFQKREKREMFVVMEEPYLQLQFLQEEARLLGGHYFGT; encoded by the exons ATGGTTAAGAACAAGGATACTTCAAATCCCGACACCAAACAATCCCAAAATAACTCAAATGTTAGAGTTCAATGGCCATCAAGAGTAACGACTATCTTTTGTGAAACTTGTGTGGATGAGGTATTTAAGGGTAATCGACCTAATACTCACTTTAGTAAAAAGGGTTGGGCAAATATTATAGCaacttttgaaaagaaaactggaAAGGAATATCCTAGGGCGAAGTATAAGCATAAATGGGatagtttgaagaaagattggGTACTTTGGAATAAGTTGAAGGGCAGTGAAACTGGATTGGGATGGGATGCAGCCAAAGGAACAATAGCTGCAACTGATGAGTGGTGGGAGAGGAGACTAATG GAGGTTCCCGAAGTTGCAAAATTCCGAGAGAAAGGTTTGGAGAATTTTGACTTATTAGACATTATGTTTAAGGACATTGCGGCCACAGGAGATTTAGCATGGGCCCCCACTTTAGGTGTGTTACCTGATGATCTTGAGACACCTAAGGAGGGGTTAGGTGATACTTCTACTGACTCGTTTTCTCcaaatgatgatgacgacgttCATGAAGATGAGACTCCTAACCTCACACAACCACCTAACCCAAcacaaaacaaaggaaagaagcgaGTTTTACCATCATCCACACAGAGCAAAGGGAAGAAAGGAGGAACGGCATTACAGTTGACACAACAGCTTAGTCGTATCTGTGATATTGTGGAGTTAAGGAACTCAGTTTTTTCAGTGGAGCCAAGTAGTACTATTCGGAATGTCATGGAACGCGTGTGCACCTTAGATGGCATTGAGAAGGGTTCCGAACTCTACCTCATGGCAACACGTATTTTTCAGAAacgagagaagagagagatgtTTGTCGTGATGGAAGAACCGTATTTACAACTTCAGTTTCTGCAAGAGGAGGCAAGATTGTTAGGAGGGCACTACTTTGGCACTTAg
- the LOC142640938 gene encoding uncharacterized protein LOC142640938 — MDYNDHIDSSDEDYSYDVENDEYDDEELYDLAVAGCHVAVTYYMKYIDKQPCRDSEQTGYMWLMDCLTGNETKCYEMFRMKPHVFLQLCNVLQHTYGLQHTRHIRLEESVGICLMILGQGACYRMVQERFQHSGETIHRHFHRVLKRLNIMSMDIFKPSDPTFSVVPKHIQKNPLYMPHFQDCIGAIDGTHIQVVVGDDNKAPYYNRKGVTSFNVMAACDFDLLFTFVMAGWEGAAHDTRIFLDAIRRQSVNFPKPPPGKYYLVDAGYPLRKGYLPPYKGQRYHLSDFRRAGRGNHIEERFNYVHSSLRSAIERTFGVWKNKWKILKQMPPYDIKHQRNIIVATCVLHNFIRKHDREDAGFNWDEHDLDRPRSNSSGEGSSRQANVENIQDEDMKFVRDKIARSICGL, encoded by the exons ATGGATTACAATGATCATATTGATAGTAGTGATGAAGATTATTCTTATGATGTGGAAAACGATGAATATGATGATGAGGAATTATATGATCTTGCTGTTGCTGGATGTCATGTTGCAGTGACAtattatatgaaatatatagATAAACAACCTTGTAGAGATTCTGAACAAACTGGCTATATGTGGTTGATGGATTGTTTGACGGGTAATGAAACAAAATGTTACGAAATGTTTAGAATGAAGCCACATGTTTTCCTTCAATTGTGTAATGTTTTACAACATACATATGGACTTCAGCACACAAGGCATATTAGGCTTGAAGAGTCAGTAGGTATATGTTTAATGATACTTGGACAAGGAGCTTGTTATAGGATGGTTCAAGAAAGATTCCAACATTCTGGGGAGACTATACACAGACATTTTCATAGAGTCCTGAAACGCCTTAACATAATGTCAATGGATATCTTCAAGCCTTCTGACCCTACATTTAGTGTAGTTCCAAAACATATACAAAAGAATCCATTGTACATGCCACACTTTCAA gACTGCATTGGTGCCATTGACGGTACACATATCCAAGTTGTTGTTGGAGACGACAATAAAGCTCCATATTATAATAGAAAGGGTGTGACATCTTTTAATGTGATGGCAGCATGTGATTTTGATTTACTTTTCACATTTGTTATGGCTGGATGGGAGGGTGCAGCACATGATACACGTATTTTTTTAGATGCTATCCGTCGACAATCTGTCAACTTTCCAAAACCACCACCag gaaaatattatttagttgaTGCTGGATACCCTTTAAGGAAAGGATATTTGCCACCTTATAAGGGACAGAGGTATCATCTTTCAGATTTTCGACGAGCTGGTCGAGGGAATCACATAGAAGAGAGATTTAATTATGTTCACTCATCACTTAGAAGTGCAATTGAGCGAACTTTTGGAGTGTGGAagaataaatggaaaattttgaagcaaATGCCACCTTATGACATTAAGCACCAAAGAAACATTATAGTTGCTACTTGtgttttgcataattttattagaaaacatGATAGGGAAGATGCGGGATTCAATTGGGATGAACATGACTTGGACAGACCAAGAAGCAATAGTAGTGGAGAAGGTAGTAGCAGACAGGCAAACGTTGAAAATATACAAGATGAGGATATGAAATTTGTTCGTGACAAAATAGCTCGATCCATTTGTGGGttgtaa
- the LOC142622612 gene encoding receptor-like protein kinase FERONIA, which yields MMNPPHLFFFFFLLQLASGLQPPYSPTINITLNCGFSGNTSARDNRIWLGDINSDFGPFELQNNSSVISTAAKQPTQVDPIPYYTARLSYSEFTYMFSVTPGQLFIRLYFFPSSYQDFDRSKAFFSVKAGSYTLLSNFSAALTVDADALSLEGFSREFCVHIVENARFLNITFTPSPGNLDAYAFVNGIELVSMPSYLYYSAESSTEIKLIGQSTPYTVEKSHTLETVYRLNIGGGMISPAEDTGMYRSWSGDDAAYWTSSETGFVDINTTIRLHFSKISNYTAPEEVYITALIMGPNKTINKSYNLTWEFTVDAGFNYLVRLHFCEFQVEITKEGDRVFYIFIADQIAEKRADVISWSGGNGIPVYKDYAVLMTGEGNKKKLNLSVALQANPDDRMTKYSDAILNGLEIFKISDPNNNLAGPNPDPLPTPKVVAIPLPIQPRKVKNHTVHTTIIPIVVGLFSGIVVLSILGFFIFQRGRRVNMDAKSSSTFLPSALCRCFSLSEIKAATNNFDKLFIIGVGGFGDVYKGYIDGGETCVAIKRLNPGSRQGAHEFKTEIEMLSQLRHLHLVPLIGYCNHGNEMILVYDYMAHGTLRDHLYNTNNPPLSWEQRLQICIGAARGLQYLHMGATHMIIHRDVKSTNILLDEEWVAKVSDFGLSKMGPTNVSMTHVSTVVKGSIGYLDPEYYRRQQLTEKSDVYSFGVVLCEVLCARPPLIRNVDKERVSLAEWARQCYDNGKLDQIVDPFLSGKIVPECLKKFGEITVNCLLDDGIKRPSMNDVVWGLEFALQLQESEKAGGAQIFEIEGHIEKVLLQRSAIEDCGKVFTSSGGRGPNGESTSCSVNIASNGNQSSANETSDSSNLIRETVFSELMSQKGR from the coding sequence ATGATGAACCCTCcccacctcttttttttcttcttcctcctccaaCTTGCCAGTGGCTTGCAGCCTCCTTATTCTCCGACCATTAATATAACACTCAACTGTGGCTTCAGCGGCAACACTTCTGCAAGAGATAATCGGATCTGGTTGGGAGACATCAATTCCGATTTCGGGCCTTTTGAACTTCAAAACAACTCATCAGTAATCTCCACAGCAGCTAAACAACCAACCCAAGTCGACCCGATTCCCTACTACACTGCACGCCTCTCCTACTCCGAATTCACATACATGTTCTCTGTCACCCCAGGCCAACTCTTCATTCGCCTCTACTTTTTCCCTTCTTCATATCAAGACTTTGACCGCTCTAAGGCCTTCTTCTCCGTCAAAGCCGGCTCTTATACCCTTTTAAGCAATTTTAGCGCTGCCCTCACTGTTGATGCTGATGCTCTTAGCTTAGAAGGCTTCTCAAGAGAATTCTGCGTACATATTGTTGAAAATGCTCGATTCTTAAACATAACCTTCACTCCAAGCCCCGGTAATCTAGATGCATATGCTTTTGTAAACGGGATTGAACTCGTTTCAATGCCTTCTTATCTTTATTACTCTGCAGAAAGCAGTACAGAAATTAAGCTTATTGGCCAGAGTACGCCATATACCGTCGAAAAGAGCCACACTCTTGAGACGGTATATAGATTAAACATTGGTGGGGGAATGATTTCACCCGCAGAAGATACTGGCATGTACCGGAGCTGGTCTGGTGACGATGCTGCTTACTGGACAAGTTCTGAAACGGGCTTTGTGGATATAAACACAACTATTCGCCTCCACTTCAGTAAAATTTCTAACTACACTGCACCAGAAGAGGTCTATATCACTGCTCTAATAATGGGACCCAACAAAACCATAAACAAGAGCTACAACCTCACCTGGGAATTCACTGTAGACGCTGGTTTTAATTACCTAGTAAGGCTACACTTTTGCGAGTTTCAAGTTGAGATCACGAAAGAAGGAGACCGAGTGTTTTACATCTTTATAGCTGATCAAATTGCTGAGAAACGAGCAGACGTTATATCTTGGAGCGGTGGAAATGGAATCCCAGTATATAAAGACTACGCTGTATTGATGACTGGTGAAGGCAACAAGAAAAAACTAAACCTCTCTGTCGCTCTGCAAGCAAACCCAGATGACAGGATGACTAAATATTCCGATGCAATCTTGAACGGGCTCGAAATCTTCAAAATCAGTGACCCCAATAACAATCTCGCTGGGCCAAACCCCGACCCACTTCCAACACCAAAGGTTGTAGCGATTCCCTTGCCAATCCAACCAAGGAAGGTAAAGAACCACACGGTCCACACCACAATAATTCCCATAGTTGTTGGTTTATTCTCTGGCATAGTTGTTCTGTCTATTCTCGGTTTCTTCATTTTCCAACGAGGTAGGAGGGTTAATATGGATGCCAAGAGCAGCAGCACATTTCTGCCGTCAGCTTTGTGTCGATGCTTTTCACTTTCTGAAATCAAAGCAGCTACAAACAACTTCGACAAGCTCTTCATCATAGGTGTTGGAGGGTTTGGTGATGTGTACAAAGGATACATTGATGGTGGGGAGACCTGTGTTGCCATTAAACGGTTGAACCCGGGTTCTCGACAAGGGGCTCACGAGTTCAAGACCGAGATTGAGATGCTCTCCCAACTCCGCCACCTCCATCTCGTCCCTCTGATTGGCTATTGCAACCATGGCAATGAGATGATCCTTGTGTATGATTACATGGCCCATGGGACCCTCCGTGATCATCTCTACAACACCAATAATCCACCTCTTTCGTGGGAACAACGGCTCCAAATCTGTATTGGTGCTGCTCGGGGTTTGCAATACCTTCACATGGGTGCAACGCACATGATCATTCATCGTGATGTGAAAAGCACAAATATATTGTTGGACGAGGAATGGGTGGCAAAGGTGTCCGATTTCGGGTTGTCAAAAATGGGTCCTACTAATGTGTCCATGACCCATGTAAGCACAGTGGTGAAAGGGAGTATTGGGTACTTAGACCCAGAGTATTACCGGCGTCAACAGTTGACTGAAAAATCTGATGTATACTCATTTGGTGTGGTGTTGTGTGAAGTGTTATGTGCAAGACCACCGTTGATACGTAATGTTGACAAGGAGCGAGTGAGCTTAGCTGAGTGGGCTCGGCAATGCTATGATAATGGAAAGCTTGATCAGATTGTTGATCCATTTCTATCAGGTAAGATTGTACCGGAgtgtttgaaaaaatttggtGAAATTACAGTGAACTGTTTGCTTGATGATGGAATCAAACGGCCGTCAATGAACGATGTGGTTTGGGGTCTTGAATTCGCATTACAATTACAAGAGAGCGAAAAGGCTGGTGGAGCACAAATATTTGAGATTGAAGGCCATATTGAGAAAGTGCTCCTTCAAAGATCCGCAATTGAAGATTGTGGGAAGGTCTTTACTAGTAGCGGTGGACGTGGGCCAAATGGGGAAAGCACTAGCTGCAGTGTGAACATTGCAAGCAATGGAAACCAAAGTTCTGCTAATGAGACTTCAGATAGCAGCAATTTGATACGTGAAACTGTTTTCTCGGAGCTTATGAGTCAGaaaggaagataa